Proteins encoded in a region of the Zea mays cultivar B73 chromosome 4, Zm-B73-REFERENCE-NAM-5.0, whole genome shotgun sequence genome:
- the LOC100304412 gene encoding uncharacterized protein LOC100304412: MDELAGASWFSTLDLLSGYHQVRLKPGEEFKTAFQTHHGQYEFLVMAFGLCGAPGTFQSAMNTTLAPLLRKCVIVFFDDILIYSATLDDHLDHLQQVLTLLQQDTWFVKMSKCKFAQRKISYLGHVISEEGVATDEAKVEAVLSWPIPNNAKDLRSFLGLAGYYRKFVKHFAIIARPLHNLLKKGALFVWTQDHQLVFSTLKQALVSAPVLALPNFAKPFCLETDACKNGVGAVLMQEGHPLAFHSKPLGTKTQGLSTYEKEYLAILMAVDQWRHYLLHAEFIIFTDQKSLIHLSDQRLNTPWQQKVFTKLLGMQYKIVYKQGSDNRVADALSRRAHDIPTVLAISVCSPQWCQNIIDGYLQDEEAKQLLAKLIVDGSSVPHFSLQDGIIKFNNKIWVGNNRPMHQAILEAMHSSAVGGHSGFPVTYHKLKQLFAWSGMRKFAKHFVASCSVCQQSKPERVKYPGLLQPLSVPAGAWQTVTLDFVEGLPNSGNKNCVMVVVNKFSKFSHFIALKHPFSALVVAKHFMQHIYKLHGMPTAIVSDRDRIFTSQLWQALFKLADVKLHMSSSYHPQTDGQTERVNQCMETFLRCFVNACPSKWIDWLYLAEFWYNSCKHEALGLSPFEVLYGYSPKPFGLNAVDNSQNPSLDEWLQDKAVITTLVQQHLHRAQLRMKAQADKNRSERVFAVGDQVYLRLQPYIQSSLAPRSNQKLAFRYFGPFTVLNKVGSVAYKLDLPASSKIHPIFHVSQLKKAISPTVTVAQLPQSLEGLQVPDKILQRRLNSAGLSQLLIQWSGMPTLLATWEDELLLRQKFPYAPAWGQAAFHRRGIVTDTT, from the coding sequence ATGGATGAACTCGCTGGGGCATCATGGTTTTCCACACTGGATCTCTTGTCAGGGTACCACCAAGTAAGGTTGAAGCCTGGAGAAGAATTCAAAACGGCTTTCCAAACTCATCATGGGCAGTACGAATTTTTGGTCATGGCTTTCGGTTTATGTGGAGCTCCAGGCACCTTCCAGAGTGCTATGAACACTACACTGGCACCATTACTCAGAAAATGTGTTATAGTGttctttgatgacatattaattTATAGTGCCACTTTGGATGACCACTTAGACCACTTGCAACAGGTGTTAACTCTCCTCCAGCAAGACACTTGGTTTGTCAAAATGTCTAAGTGCAAATTTGCCCAACGCAAAATTTCTTACCTCGGACATGTAATAAGTGAGGAAGGGGTGGCCACCGATGAAGCAAAAGTTGAGGCTGTGTTGTCCTGGCCCATACCAAACAATGCCAAAGACTTGAGAAGCTTTCTCggtcttgcaggatattatcgcaaGTTTGTGAAACATTTTGCCATTATTGCAAGACCCCTGCACAATCTATTGAAAAAAGGAGCTCTCTTTGTGTGGACTCAAGATCATCAGCTTGTGTTCTCTACTTTGAAACAAGCTCTCGTTTCAGCACCTGTCTTGGCATTACCAAATTTTGCTAAACCGTTTTGCTTGGAAACCGATGCCTGTAAAAATGGTGTGGGTGCTGTCTTGATGCAGGAGGGTCATCCACTAGCGTTTCACAGTAAACCTTTGGGCACCAAAACACAAGGTCTCTCAACATATGAGAAAGAATATCTAGCCATTCTGATGGCTGTCGACCAGTGGCGCCATTATCTGTTACATGCCGAATTCATTATCTTCACAGATCAAAAAAGCTTGATCCACTTAAGTGACCAGAGGTTGAACACTCCATGGCAGCAGAAGGTATTTACAAAGTTACTCGGCATGCAGTACAAGATAGTATACAAACAAGGTTCCGACAATAGGGTTGCTGATGCCCTATCTAGAAGAGCGCATGATATCCCTACGGTTCTGGCCATTTCTGTCTGTTCTCCACAATGGTGCCAAAACATTATCGATGGCTATCTGCAGGATGAAGAAGCTAAACAGCTTCTAGCCAAACTGATAGTAGATGGTTCATCAGTTCCTCACTTTTCGTTACAGGATGGTATTATCAAATTCAACAACAAGATTTGGGTGGGCAACAACCGGCCAATGCATCAAGCCATCTTGGAGGCCATGCACAGTTCTGCTGTAGGTGGGCACTCTGGTTTCCCTGTCACGTATCACAAGCtgaagcagctgtttgcctggtccGGTATGAGGAAGTTTGCTAAACATTTTGTGGCTTCGTGCTCCGTGTGTCAGCAGTCCAAGCCGGAGAGGGTCAAGTACCCTGGACTCTTGCAGCCTCTGTCTGTACCCGCTGGCGCTTGGCAGACAGTTACACTGGATTTTGTGGAGGGACTTCCAAATTCAGGCAACAAAAACTGTGTAATGGTAGTGGTCAACAAGTTTTCGAAGTTCAGTCACTTTATTGCCCTCAAACACCCtttttcagcactggtggtggctAAACACTTTATGCAGCATATATATAAGCTCCATGGCATGCCAACAGCAATTGTCTCTGACCGTGACCGCATATTCACTAGCCAATTGTGGCAAGCTTTATTCAAGCTAGCTGATGTGAAGCTTCACATGAGCTCCTCCTACCACCCACAAACAGACGGGCAAACAGAGCGCGTTAACCAATGTATGGAGACCTTCCTCCGTTGCTTTGTCAACGCGTGTCCCAGCAAGTGGATCGATTGGCTTTACCTGGCAGAGTTCTGGTACAACTCCTGCAAGCACGAAGCACTGGGTCTTTCCCCCTTTGAAGTGTTATATGGTTATTCGCCGAAACCATTCGGTTTGAATGCTGTTGATAACTCTCAAAATCCTTCCCTGGATGAGTGGCTGCAAGACAAGGCTGTCATAACAACCTTGGTTCAGCAACACCTGCACCGTGCTCAGTTACGTATGAAGGCCCAGGCTGATAAAAACAGGTCTGAAAGAGTTTTTGCTGTGGGGGATCAAGTATACCTGCGTTTACAGCCATATATCCAGTCTTCCCTTGCTCCCAGATCGAACCAAAAACTTGCTTTTCGGTATTTTGGGCCCTTCACTGTTCTCAACAAAGTGGGTTCGGTTGCTTACAAATTGGATTTACCTGCTTCGTCTAAAATACATCCCATTTTCCATGTTTCTCAACTAAAGAAGGCTATCTCTCCGACTGTTACAGTCGCTCAGCTACCTCAGTCCCTAGAAGGTTTGCAGGTACCTGACAAAATTTTACAACGTCGTCTGAACTCTGCAGGGTTGTCTCAATTGCTCATCCAGTGGTCAGGCATGCCTACTTTGTTGGCCACCTGGGAAGATGAACTGTTATTGCGCCAGAAATTTCCATATGCTCCTGCTTGGGGGCAAGCAGCCTTTCATCGCCGGGGGATTGTTACAGACACTACCTAG